One window of the Candidatus Zixiibacteriota bacterium genome contains the following:
- a CDS encoding glycosyltransferase family 39 protein, which produces MNSLEHKLPRWPFVILALLFVLATSSAFVRRPIHNDEAWIGQQVWSLQKQGYVTSDLFQDCPPLDQEIVVYHKQLVWVGEAVSALFGWGLYQLRAVSLVAGILTLLFLSLAKHEKASSPVRVLTVALLMLTPVFWLQMLEFRPEALLLLSGTASFIALRQGVAGSRPIWIVLSALLAGMAGLCHAFGFAYVIAGTVALAFDRRWRSAVWFALLGIIAFAPYLSGYFTDRELFIAQTLHNPLMTTSFDYHWWSPLLNLVSEHKRLLRKPEVIGVTVLFLLALFSVNREFLRRHRFTLIYLATLFVVIGASPLPKFTRYMVPLVPLMALVVSAILVRRTPPDGARQRVVTFALRAWLVIFVGYGLYALGAEALQPENRQVATNQKLAEAMQPGSRVIAPFDFVFMQQGRFTILNWWGAARVAAGNKPAGFLERYAAAHHVRYLILDPVALAEWNIAADSLGSTFDNFRLRQSLPEDHRYLFEITP; this is translated from the coding sequence ATGAACTCGCTTGAACACAAGTTGCCTCGCTGGCCGTTCGTCATTCTGGCGCTGCTCTTTGTCCTGGCCACTTCCAGCGCCTTCGTCCGCCGGCCAATTCACAATGATGAGGCCTGGATTGGCCAGCAGGTTTGGTCGCTGCAGAAGCAAGGCTACGTAACTTCTGATCTCTTTCAAGACTGCCCGCCCCTCGATCAGGAGATTGTCGTCTACCACAAGCAGCTGGTTTGGGTCGGCGAGGCCGTGTCGGCGCTGTTCGGGTGGGGGCTCTATCAGCTCCGGGCCGTCTCGCTAGTGGCTGGAATCCTGACCCTGCTCTTTCTAAGTCTAGCCAAGCATGAGAAAGCAAGCAGCCCCGTACGCGTTCTCACCGTTGCACTTCTTATGCTGACTCCGGTGTTCTGGTTACAGATGCTGGAATTTCGCCCCGAGGCGCTGCTACTACTCTCTGGCACGGCGTCGTTCATCGCGTTACGACAAGGAGTGGCTGGCTCCCGGCCCATCTGGATAGTCCTCAGCGCCCTGCTGGCGGGCATGGCCGGGCTCTGCCACGCTTTTGGCTTCGCCTATGTTATCGCCGGCACTGTCGCCCTCGCGTTCGATCGGCGTTGGCGGTCGGCCGTCTGGTTTGCACTTCTCGGCATCATTGCCTTTGCACCGTACCTCAGCGGCTATTTCACGGATCGCGAGTTGTTCATCGCGCAGACGCTGCATAATCCGCTGATGACGACCTCTTTCGATTACCACTGGTGGTCGCCACTACTTAATCTCGTGTCTGAGCACAAACGCCTCCTGCGCAAGCCGGAGGTCATCGGCGTCACTGTACTCTTTCTGCTTGCGCTGTTTTCGGTCAATCGCGAGTTCCTCCGGCGTCACCGGTTCACGCTCATCTATCTGGCGACGCTTTTCGTCGTGATCGGCGCCTCGCCGCTTCCCAAGTTTACCCGCTATATGGTACCGCTGGTGCCCCTGATGGCTCTCGTGGTCAGCGCGATTCTCGTTCGACGAACGCCACCCGATGGCGCCCGGCAGCGAGTCGTCACATTCGCACTGCGCGCTTGGCTGGTCATATTTGTGGGTTACGGTCTCTATGCGCTCGGTGCCGAAGCGCTACAGCCGGAGAATCGGCAAGTCGCAACCAATCAGAAGCTGGCGGAGGCGATGCAGCCCGGCAGCCGGGTTATTGCCCCGTTTGACTTCGTCTTCATGCAGCAGGGTCGCTTCACGATTCTCAATTGGTGGGGTGCCGCGCGAGTCGCTGCCGGCAACAAGCCAGCAGGGTTCCTGGAACGCTATGCCGCCGCGCATCACGTTCGCTACCTAATTCTTGATCCAGTCGCGCTGGCCGAGTGGAACATCGCGGCCGACTCCCTCGGATCGACGTTTGACAACTTCCGCTTGCGACAATCACTGCCGGAAGATCACCGTTACCTCTTCGAAATTACACCATGA